A stretch of Coccidioides posadasii str. Silveira chromosome 2, complete sequence DNA encodes these proteins:
- a CDS encoding uncharacterized protein (EggNog:ENOG410PRV7~COG:L), which translates to MSSYLSPYAKRRRLNDAQSTLSKPFKSPLRRPMTTSDPNVSRGDGNLGNKPESGSPLLERQNAQAVNCGGTRTEAVAVSNEPSTKSASPCAHQSTTTPPKTPRPGSDQIERAPTTSSAFPNTSQARQHISNLQKQVSSLHAQLSTLRTDLDTATQAIRIEQSNQDPELEGLIYKWQIVAREAAEELFASARERVNRMGGVGVWKDRMRQSKLRRMKWDAEENDTGGTDEDGDEDEGSDLEKEKDARRKEIEGEIEAGEKSDREQEEDDSGEDDEVSSVILSSKESRFEKKSNGGIVPFTLTDADIFRRRLPWI; encoded by the coding sequence ATGTCGTCGTATCTTTCACCTTATGCAAAACGGCGACGACTAAACGATGCCCAGTCGACGCTTTCAAAGCCCTTCAAGTCCCCGCTTCGTCGGCCCATGACAACAAGCGATCCAAACGTTTCTAGAGGGGACGGGAATCTCGGCAATAAGCCAGAGAGCGGAAGCCCTCTACTAGAGAGACAAAATGCACAAGCAGTGAATTGCGGAGGGACGCGAACGGAAGCCGTCGCGGTATCCAACGAACCTTCTACCAAGTCCGCCTCGCCCTGCGCTCATCAATCTACCACAACTCCGCCGAAAACTCCTAGACCCGGTTCCGATCAAATAGAGCGAGCCCCTACTACTTCATCTGCTTTCCCGAATACGTCTCAGGCCCGACAGCATATCTCCAATCTTCAAAAGCAAGTTTCGTCTCTACATGCCCAACTCTCCACATTGCGCACGGATCTCGACACTGCTACACAAGCGATAAGAATTGAACAGTCGAATCAAGATCCCGAACTTGAAGGGTTGATATATAAATGGCAGATTGTGGCACGTGAGGCGGCGGAAGAATTATTCGCGAGTGCTAGAGAAAGAGTAAATAGGATGGGCGGCGTCGGAGTGTGGAAAGATAGGATGAGACAGAGTAAATTGAGAAGAATGAAATGGGATGCGGAGGAAAACGACACCGGTGGGACAGATGAGGATGgggatgaggatgaaggaAGTGACttagaaaaggagaaagacgCGAGAAGGAAAGAGATCGAGGGAGAAATTGAAGCAGGTGAGAAGAGTGATAGGGAgcaggaggaagatgataGTGGTGAAGATGATGAGGTTAGTTCAGTCATCCTTTCGTCGAAAGAATCAAGATTTGaaaaaaagagcaatggAGGTATAGTGCCGTTTACTTTAACCGATGCTGATATCTTTCGCAGACGTTTACCATGGATATGA
- a CDS encoding uncharacterized protein (BUSCO:445210at4751~EggNog:ENOG410QDKB~COG:K~BUSCO:11765at33183) has translation MSNQLVGIVFDRVIQEVCDSSQIDFEEGGVDQQTLEDLRKGWQKKLSSLGVAQFPWDPPPQPPPPPPQQAPIPPPPVTVPSNAPRTSPPPPQEFPEQIPQSQPPLAPANGSGQAAGEVRVKTEPGYPTTSTGIPTTAAHIAQQRAADALHQRYGAAAASQIHQLQAQSQAALSLPGQQRLQTSQFNGPQSQDPKVSQQGSQSNTVGNGQTDGAGDSEIDALSEWKAEVARRRGEATKNGAQADRVMRKYVELRGLQMEGNGLLAPLHERYPRANGKKRKVTVKAESAIPGPSIASEATIPSQAGGYDGVDEFGIKKDEDEDAINSDLDDPDDLLDDPEGDDAVGQVMLCTYDKVQRVKSKWKCTLKDGILTTGGKEYVFHKGTGEFEWY, from the exons ATGTCGAACCAGTTGGTG GGTATCGTCTTCGACCGCGTCATTCAGGAAGTATGCGATTCGTCCCAGATCGACTTTGAAGAAGGTGGTGTTGACCAGCAGACGTTGGAAGACCTGAGGAAA GGATGGCAGAAGAAGCTCTCATCTCTCGGGGTTGCCCAGTTCCCCTGGgatcctcctcctcaaccccctccACCCCCTCCACAGCAGGCCCCAATTCCTCCGCCGCCCGTGACCGTGCCGTCCAATGCGCCTCGTACGTCACCACCACCTCCACAAGAGTTTCCAGAACAAATACCCCAGTCCCAGCCGCCTCTGGCTCCCGCAAATGGCTCTGGACAAGCTGCGGGTGAGGTTCGCGTCAAGACTGAACCTGGGTACCCTACGACGTCGACAGGCATTCCCACCACAGCTGCCCATATAGCGCAGCAGCGGGCGGCCGATGCCCTACATCAACGTTACGGCGCGGCTGCAGCTAGCCAGATCCACCAGTTACAAGCTCAATCTCAGGCAGCGTTGTCCCTTCCTGGCCAGCAGCGACTTCAGACCAGTCAGTTTAACGGTCCGCAAAGCCAAGACCCGAAGGTATCACAGCAGGGCTCGCAAAGTAACACCGTTGGAAACGGCCAAACCGATGGCGCGGGCGATTCCGAAATCGATGCACTCTCAGAATGGAAGGCGGAAGTTGCgaggagaagaggagaggcGACAAAGAACGGAGCGCAAGCCGACCGCGTCATGCGGAAGTATGTCGAGCTCAGAGGACTGCAGATGGAAGGTAACGGTCTCCTAGCCCCGCTTCATGAACGATACCCCCGCGCGAATGGAAAGAAGCGTAAGGTCACCGTCAAAGCAGAGTCTGCAATTCCTGGTCCTTCCATCGCATCGGAAGCAACTATCCCGTCTCAAGCGGGTGGATATGACGGTGTCGATGAGTTTGGGATTAAAAAAGACGAAGATGAAGACGCAATTAATTCCGACCTTGATGACCCCGATGACCTTCTTGACGACCCTGAAGGTGATGATGCAGTCGGCCAAGTCATGCTTTGCACATATGATAAAGTGCAGCGCGTGAAGAGCAAATGGAAGTGCACACTAAAGGATGGTATCTTAACTACTGGAGGGAAAGA ATATGTTTTCCATAAAGGCACCGGGGAATTTGAATGGTATTAG
- the HRD3 gene encoding ERAD-associated protein (SECRETED:SignalP(1-25)~EggNog:ENOG410PFCT~COG:O~TransMembrane:1 (n10-21c25/26o787-806i)~BUSCO:1952at33183), with translation MKMRQWKWNLLPLALLFLFQLLVAGAHVTTGNNVTPPTATQPAESGVIAEQNGLGLKFTHGRHEDSSSQPAVDAAINLLQRLKIPTRKYDQPSGFLWYARHYAREAFYLLFMNGPPLDNQTQKQPRKMSSQLKDAVSLLESAAKDDNSDAIYLLAEMNFYGNYTHPRNYSRAFQHYEKLAKLTGNSTAQYMLGFMYATGIGDAVERHQGMALLYHTFAAMGGNTKSQMTLAFRRYSGIGTPRNCDEAAFYYKQVADKAIAYYRSGPPGGRTLSKDSYRWADAEGGVYGEGASVSSSGVNAHKDGVHSGSDANLDDVLEYLDLLAKKGDLKATFNLGKLYYDGSRHLPRSLRKSMMYFGIVARRYWMKDGKLNPNRPVGLEKIASKSAAHIGLMFLRGEGTEQNFEKAFTWFKRGTANGDSMCQHYMGLMYLHGYGIPQDALKAASYFKAASESDYPYAEIRLGALFLDQGDVPTATRYFELAARYGATEAFYFLAEIAERGIGKERHCGMATGYYKMVAERVEEIHSSFAEANEAYKSGDKETALVLSMMAAEQGYEIAQANVAWLLDERRSVLSLDPILPWSTDRRPSILRNAALALIYWTRSAKQANIDSLVKMGDYYFYGNGAPQDFRKASSCYHSAAEGHHSAQAFWNLGWMHEHGIAVEQDFHMAKRYYDLALETNDEAYLPVKLSLIRLRLRSFWNRITNGKVNSIQEERDQNSPRTLKEWIRAFVSYDEEREAVQKEKSRQAAAGEQGEDALEDTADSRGTSGDRESYYDELDLDIEDGMLESLVILGLAATLVVLLHFRQQRAMRRANNPAHGNNNNNPSDTTGQAAAGGAPETQQQGRQGGDEDRGLFPAPDDPEYPAWIAGAIGR, from the exons ATGAAGATGCGACAATGGAAGTGGAATCTTTTGCCTTTGGCTCTCC TGTTTCTATTCCAGTTGTTGGTCGCTGGAGCTCATGTCACGACAGGGAACAATGTTACGCCGCCCACGGCGACCCAGCCAGCTGAGAGTGGTGTAATCGCTGAGCAGAATGGATTGGGGCTAAAATTTACCCACGGCAGGCATGAAGATTCTTCTA GCCAACCAGCCGTTGACGCCGCCATCAACCTCCTCCAGCGCTTGAAGATCCCAACGAGGAAATACGATCAACCTTCAGGATTCCTCTGGTATGCCCGCCATTATGCCCGGGAAGCCTTCTATCTATTATTTATGAACGGGCCACCACTAGACAACCAGACTCAAAAACAGCCGCGGAAGATGAGCTCGCAGCTCAAGGATGCCGTTAGTCTACTGGAGAGTGCCGCCAAGGACGATAATTCAGACGCGATATATCTCCTGGCAGAGATGAATTTTTATGGCAATTATACACATCCACGGAATTACTCAAGGGCCTTTCAACACTACGAAAAGCTGGCTAAATTGACGGGAAACAGTACCGCACAATACATGCTAGGCTTCATGTATGCCACCGGTATTGGTGATGCAGTTGAAAGACACCAGGGCATGGCGTTGTTATACCACACATTTGCTGCAATGGGAGGAAACACCAAGTCGCAGATGACGTTGGCATTCAGAAGATATTCTGGTATCGGCACACCGAGAAACTGCGATGAAGCTGCGTTCTACTACAAGCAGGTAGCGGACAAGGCAATTGCTTACTACAGGTCTGGCCCTCCAGGCGGTCGGACTTTGTCAAAAGACTCCTACCGTTGGGCTGACGCCGAAGGAGGCGTATATGGTGAAGGAGCAAGCGTGTCCAGTTCGGGAGTGAATGCGCATAAAGATGGTGTACATTCAGGTTCCGATGCCAACCTGGACGatgtacttgaataccttGACCTCCTCGCTAAGAAGGGAGATTTGAAAGCGACATTCAACTTGGGTAAGCTTTATTATGATGGGTCTCGACACTTGCCGAGGAGCTTGAGGAAATCGATGATGTACTTCGGGATCGTTGCACGGAGATACTGGATGAAGGATGGAAAACTCAATCCGAACCGTCCAGTGGGCCTCGAGAAGATCGCTTCCAAGTCTGCAGCCCATATAGGCCTCATGTTCCTCCGGGGTGAAGGCACAGAACAGAATTTCGAGAAGGCGTTCACATGGTTCAAACGTGGGACGGCAAATGGAGATTCAATGTGCCAGCACTATATGGGGCTAATGTACCTACATGGCTACGGCATCCCACAAGATGCGCTGAAAGCAGCATCGTACTTTAAAGCAGCCTCTGAATCAGATTATCCATATGCAGAAATTAGATTAGGAGCCCTCTTCCTTGATCAAGGAGATGTTCCGACAGCGACGAGGTATTTCGAGCTGGCTGCAAGGTACGGTGCAACAGAGGCGTTTTATTTCCTCGCTGAAATAGCCGAGCGTGGAATTGGAAAGGAACGTCACTGTGGCATGGCTACAGGTTATTATAAAATGGTCGCGGAGAGAGTGGAAGAGATACACTCCTCCTTTGCCGAGGCCAATGAAGCCTATAAGAGTGGAGATAAAGAGACAGCTCTGGTTTTATCAATGATGGCAGCAGAACAGGGCTACGAAATCGCACAAGCGAACGTAGCCTGGCTTCTCGATGAGCGACGATCCGTACTATCTCTCGATCCTATCCTTCCATGGTCGACAGACCGACGCCCCTCTATCCTTCGGAACGCTGCTCTGGCATTGATTTACTGGACTCGGTCTGCGAAGCAGGCCAACATTGATTCGCTCGTTAAAATGGGTGACTATTATTTCTATGGCAATGGTGCCCCGCAGGACTTCCGGAAAGCCTCCAGCTGTTATCATAGCGCAGCGGAGGGACATCATAGTGCCCAAGCTTTCTGGAATCTTGGATGGATGCATGAGCATGGAATTGCCGTCGAGCAAGACTTTCACATGGCTAAACGATATTACGACCTGGCTCTGGAAACAAATGACGAAGCCTACCTTCCGGTCAAGCTTAGCTTAATACGGTTGCGCCTTAGAAGCTTTTGGAACAGGATCACGAATGGTAAAGTGAATTCAATTCAGGAAGAGCGAG ACCAGAACTCCCCCAGAACGCTTAAAGAGTGGATCAGGGCCTTCGTTTCGTATGATGAAGAAAGGGAAGCTgtccaaaaagagaaaagtaGGCAGGCTGCCGCGGGCGAACAAGGTGAGGATGCTCTCGAAGATACAGCGGATTCTCGTGGCACCTCGGGAGACAGGGAGAGCTATTACGATGAGCTTGACCTCGATATCGAAGATGGCATGCTTGAAAGTCTGGTGATTCTCGGTCTTGCCGCGACGTTAGTGGTCCTTTTACACTTCCGGCAGCAAAGAGCTATGCGACGAGCCAATAATCCAGCCCATGGTAACAATAACAACAATCCGAGCGACACCACCGGCCAGGCAGCTGCCGGCGGTGCCCCCGAAACCCAACAGCAAGGCCGACAAGGTGGAGATGAAGATCGAGGGCTCTTCCCAGCTCCTGATGATCCGGAATACCCGGCTTGGATAGCTGGGGCAATAGGGCGTTGA
- the CDC20 gene encoding ubiquitin-protein transferase activating protein (EggNog:ENOG410PIDR~COG:D~BUSCO:3289at33183): MAAVAVTTPVKSHHGIFSSKTAGGRMPLTPSPRQRTTSLTSNVSNDSSPFTPPEAPKSFYNGNLSTHFARARSYRDSPKSNIAKGQNSPRPLELGISKWALTGTGHSGQTPKKRTKKGTNLRPRTTKTTIHLPHNAADRFIPSRSSEGLVTTGTAKADDQQRPKPSGSDGSSVLANAASAFNMGSHEDDLAEALQGLDLEDNDTNSTYSRPAPDVVAYKSSLADACDIPLNTRILAFKPPAPESSKPIDLRSQYNRPLKPAHAQSAQFRRRVQTAPERVLDAPGLVDDYYLNLLDWSSGNQVAIGLERNVYVWSADSGSVNCLLETSPDTYISSVKWSNDGAYVGVGLGTGEVQIWDVEEGTKLRSMLGHETRVGVMGWSKHTLSTGARSGLVFNHDVRIAQHKTAELVSHTSEVCGLEWRSDGAQLATGGNDNLVSIWDSRSLSAPKFTKTNHRAAVKALSWCPWQLNLLATGGGSYDRHIHFWNTTTGARTNSIDTGSQVTSLRWSNHYRELVSSSGFPDNSLSIWSYPTLVRNVEIPAHETRVLHSCLSPDGQMLATAAADESLKFWKIFERKPGTAASASREGGVGSKAKQMTIR, encoded by the exons ATGGCAGCTGTAGCGGTTACAACACCGGTCAAGAGCCACCATGGAATATTCTCCTCAAAAACGGCTGGCGGCCGTATGCCTCTGACGCCATCTCCCCGGCAAAGAACAACAAGCCTTACTAGCAACGTTTCAAACGACTCTTCGCCTTTCACTCCCCCTGAGGCACCAAAATCTTTCTACAACGGAAACCTCTCCACGCACTTTGCGAGAGCAAGAAGTTATCGCGACTCCCCAAAGTCAAACATTGCAAAGGGTCAAAACTCGCCTCGGCCGCTTGAACTTGGAATTTCAAAATGGGCTTTGACAGGAACGGGACATTCTGGTCAAACCCCAAAGAAACGTACAAAGAAGGGGACAAACCTGCGTCCCAGAACGACCAAAACCACAATCCACCTCCCCCACAATGCGGCCGATAGATTTATCCCCAGTCGCTCGAGTGAAGGACTAGTAACCACCGGCACTGCAAAGGCAGATGACCAACAACGCCCGAAACCTAGTGGCAGTGATGGCTCCAGTGTCCTTGCAAACGCTGCCAGTGCTTTTAATATGGGAAGCCATGAGGACGATCTTGCAGAAGCTTTGCAAGGACTTGACCTAGAAGACAACGATACTAATAGCACCTACTCGAGGCCGGCCCCTGACGTGGTTGCATACAAGTCCTCTCTGGCAGATGCCTGTGATATCCCCCTTAATACTCGAATCCTTGCTTTTAAACCCCCAGCACCAGAGTCATCGAAACCAATCGACCTTCGGTCTCAATACAACCGCCCCCTCAAACCTGCTCATGCACAGTCGGCTCAATTTCGACGAAGAGTACAAACAGCACCAGAGCGGGTTTTGGATGCACCCGGTCTCGTTGACGACTATTACCTCAACTTGTTGGATTGGAGTTCAGGTAATCAGGTTGCTATTGGCCTCGAGCGCAATGTTTATGTGTGGTCTGCAGACAGTGGCTCCGTAAACTGTCTGTTGGAGACCTCCCCTGATACATATATTAGCAGTGTGAAATGGAGCAACGACGGTGCCTACGTTGGTGTTGGTCTTGGCACTGGTGAAGTCCAGATCTGGGACGTCGAAGAAGGTACCAAACTGCGAAGCATGCTTGGCCATGAAACACGGGTTGGTGTCATGGGTTGGTCCAAACATACCTTGTCCACTGGTGCTCGCAGCGGCCTTGTTTTCAATCATGATGTCCGTATTGCTCAGCACAAAACGGCTGAGCTCGTTTCTCATACATCGGAAGTCTGTGGTCTGGAATGGCGATCAGATGGCGCTCAGTTGGCCACCGGCGGAAACGACAACCTTGTTTCCATCTGGGATTCACGGTCTCTCAGCGCACCAAAGTTTACCAAGACCAACCACCGCGCAGCTGTCAAGGCTCTTAGCTGGTGCCCATGGCAATTGAACCTCTTAGCTACCGGTGGGGGGTCATACGACAGACACATCCATTTCTGGAACACCACAACTGGCGCGAGAACCAACAGCATTGACACCGGCTCTCAAGTCACAAGTCTCCGATGGAGCAACCACTACCGAGAGCTCGTTAGCTCCAGTGGATTCCCTGATAACTCTTTGAGCATTTGGAGCTATCCCACTCTCGTTCGCAACGTTGAGATTCCCGCACACGAGACTCGTGTTCTCCACAGCTGCCTGAGCCCGGATGGGCAGATGTTAGCAACTGCAG CTGCCGATGAGAGTCTCAAATTCTGGAAGATCTTTGAACGAAAGCCAGGCACTGCCGCATCCGCTTCTCGTGAGGGTGGAGTCGGCAGCAAGGCTAAGCAGATGACAATCAGATAA
- a CDS encoding uncharacterized protein (EggNog:ENOG410PRV7~COG:L), whose amino-acid sequence MSSYLSPYAKRRRLNDAQSTLSKPFKSPLRRPMTTSDPNVSRGDGNLGNKPESGSPLLERQNAQAVNCGGTRTEAVAVSNEPSTKSASPCAHQSTTTPPKTPRPGSDQIERAPTTSSAFPNTSQARQHISNLQKQVSSLHAQLSTLRTDLDTATQAIRIEQSNQDPELEGLIYKWQIVAREAAEELFASARERVNRMGGVGVWKDRMRQSKLRRMKWDAEENDTGGTDEDGDEDEGSDLEKEKDARRKEIEGEIEAGEKSDREQEEDDSGEDDETFTMDMMLKNLNIDLKVIGFDKLNQRWID is encoded by the exons ATGTCGTCGTATCTTTCACCTTATGCAAAACGGCGACGACTAAACGATGCCCAGTCGACGCTTTCAAAGCCCTTCAAGTCCCCGCTTCGTCGGCCCATGACAACAAGCGATCCAAACGTTTCTAGAGGGGACGGGAATCTCGGCAATAAGCCAGAGAGCGGAAGCCCTCTACTAGAGAGACAAAATGCACAAGCAGTGAATTGCGGAGGGACGCGAACGGAAGCCGTCGCGGTATCCAACGAACCTTCTACCAAGTCCGCCTCGCCCTGCGCTCATCAATCTACCACAACTCCGCCGAAAACTCCTAGACCCGGTTCCGATCAAATAGAGCGAGCCCCTACTACTTCATCTGCTTTCCCGAATACGTCTCAGGCCCGACAGCATATCTCCAATCTTCAAAAGCAAGTTTCGTCTCTACATGCCCAACTCTCCACATTGCGCACGGATCTCGACACTGCTACACAAGCGATAAGAATTGAACAGTCGAATCAAGATCCCGAACTTGAAGGGTTGATATATAAATGGCAGATTGTGGCACGTGAGGCGGCGGAAGAATTATTCGCGAGTGCTAGAGAAAGAGTAAATAGGATGGGCGGCGTCGGAGTGTGGAAAGATAGGATGAGACAGAGTAAATTGAGAAGAATGAAATGGGATGCGGAGGAAAACGACACCGGTGGGACAGATGAGGATGgggatgaggatgaaggaAGTGACttagaaaaggagaaagacgCGAGAAGGAAAGAGATCGAGGGAGAAATTGAAGCAGGTGAGAAGAGTGATAGGGAgcaggaggaagatgataGTGGTGAAGATGATGAG ACGTTTACCATGGATATGATGCTCAAGAACTTGAACATCGATTTGAAAGTGATTGGCTTCGACAAGTTAAATCAAAGATGGATCGACTAA
- the SFP1 gene encoding Transcription factor SFP1 (EggNog:ENOG410PI5F~COG:D,K~BUSCO:3650at33183) has protein sequence MRESSDTPPPLHFSPPSSDHDRTSTRESTPIGTPVGSGLASSRRPDRDRNSYFPWQRKLGEEGKPAARDRHTSFLGDLGDSTFPLFQSSPPERTMENTTSPINISASRQTSLSPPGQQASNLTSALQRAAAVDRPDLIPAWNGASPTAFKTNGARKDSFSATMAQYSNGSKPITVAGSNRDKPRRESLAGSLVGGMSWGGVSVGSWIRDDIIMTGTSPFTLQSPSYHSSSYLPKLEANFMRDFSCCGITLPTLHDLLQHYEEAHAQKSPPPPQRSQSSQTISDNRSGTAGNHMQQNQQPGAGKGFVTPHPVGNQRPPTQMTSASQQRIQPQGGFNTSRVMDLPDLDTVDDMEMDDPLSDTSFQQPQQQGFLQARFSQENRGNRVSPLNLGMLQNQGFRSSQPGTPVSPARPLQNNPTVSSVNTPTLLPHSLQQQPASQFRNTPESSTPGTPAELDESIVGGMSDMSMQGAPLPGNQPQYPGYGGQNDMLDLCIDEPAKRLFRQGGGFKNTQPNAQFRLGGAQYGPNSEIAQRIREQQRLAGVPDPSFLRPDEEPKPYRCPVIGCEKAYKNQNGLKYHKSHGHNNQQLHDNADGTFSIVNPETSIPYPGTLGMEKEKPYRCEVCGKRYKNLNGLKYHKAHSPPCNPELSFMTNRNMNTGGVMQGENVNVAGAGLPGIGE, from the exons ATGCGTGAATCGTCGGACACTCCACCTCCTCTCCATTTCTCGCCTCCATCAAGCGACCACGACCGTACCTCAACCCGTGAATCCACACCAATTGGCACTCCAGTCGGCTCTGGCCTCGCGAGTTCACGCAGACCCGATCGGGATCGAAATTCCTATTTTCCCTGGCAACGCAAACTCGGGGAGGAAGGCAAACCGGCTGCACGCGACCGTCATACCAGCTTCTTAGGCGACCTGGGTGACTCTACATTCCCTCTGTTTCAGTCTTCACCGCCTGAACGGACCATGGAGAATACAACGTCTCCGATCAACATTTCGGCGTCTCGCCAGACATCTCTTTCCCCACCCGGCCAGCAAGCGTCCAACCTCACGTCCGCCCTGCAGAGAGCCGCGGCCGTGGACCGCCCTGACCTGATCCCCGCCTGGAATGGGGCCAGCCCTACCGCATTCAAGACGAATGGGGCGCGAAAGGACTCGTTCAGCGCCACAATGGCACAATATTCGAATGGTTCCAAGCCGATTACTGTCGCTGGTTCTAACCGTGACAAGCCCCGTCGAGAGAGTCTTGCAGGCAGTCTAGTCGGAGGGATGAGCTGGGGTGGTGTATCGGTTGGAAGTTGGATTAGAGATGA TATTATCATGACAGGAACCTCACCTTTCACACTACAGTCGCCCTCCTACCACTCCTCCTCGTATCTGCCCAAACTCGAAGCAAATTTCATGCGCGACTTTTCTTGTTGTGGAATCACGCTTCCCACACTTCATGATCTCCTCCAACACTATGAAGAAGCCCACGCTCAAAAGTCGCCTCCGCCGCCACAAAGGTCGCAGTCAAGTCAGACCATATCAGATAACAGATCCGGCACGGCTGGAAATCACATGCAGCAAAATCAACAGCCCGGTGCCGGGAAGGGATTCGTCACACCTCATCCTGTTGGCAACCAGCGCCCGCCAACCCAGATGACGAGCGCATCTCAACAACGGATTCAACCACAGGGTGGATTTAACACATCCCGGGTTATGGATTTACCGGATCTTGATACCGTTGATGATATGGAGATGGACGATCCCTTGTCAGATACTAGTTTCCAGCAGCCCCAACAACAAGGATTTTTGCAGGCTCGCTTTAGTCAGGAGAATAGAGGAAACAGAGTGTCACCGCTCAACCTGGGAATGCTTCAAAACCAAGGATTTAGAAGCTCTCAGCCCGGTACACCCGTTTCTCCTGCAAGGCCCCTTCAAAATAATCCGACCGTATCTTCCGTGAATACGCCAACCCTCTTACCCCACTCTCTACAACAGCAGCCAGCTTCTCAGTTCCGCAATACTCCCGAGTCTTCTACGCCTGGCACTCCTGCAGAACTCGACGAGTCGATCGTTGGCGGAATGAGTGACATGTCTATGCAAGGCGCCCCTCTTCCAGGGAACCAGCCTCAATACCCCGGATATGGCGGGCAGAATGATATGCTGGATTTGTGCATTGACGAACCAGCCAAAAGATTGTTTAGACAGGGCGGAGGTTTCAAGAATACACAGCCAAATGCCCAGTTCCGGTTGGGCGGGGCCCAATACGGACCCAACAGTGAAATCGCACAACGCATTCGAGAACAGCAGAGGCTTGCTGGTGTTCCTGATCCATCATTCCTTAGGCCTGATGAGGAACCTAAACCTTATAGATGTCCTGTCATTGGGTGCGAAAAGGCTTATAAAAACCAAAATGGTCTCAAGTACCATAAATCG CACGGCCACAACAACCAACAACTCCATGACAATGCTGACGGAACATTCTCTATCGTCAACCCTGAAACTTCCATCCCATACCCAGGCACCCTTGGCATGGAGAAGGAGAAACCTTACCGCTGCGAAGTTTGCGGAAAGCGATACAAGAACCTTAACGGCCTCAAATACCACAAAGCCCATTCACCGCCATGCAATCCCGAGCTATCATTCATGACTAATAGGAATATGAACACCGGCGGAGTTATGCAAGGCGAAAATGTTAATGTTGCTGGAGCCGGTCTCCCAGGAATCGGAGAATAA